In Paenibacillus sp. J23TS9, a single genomic region encodes these proteins:
- a CDS encoding phage holin family protein: MRNILNLLVTFLVFWCGSQYFNQYISISDTKTLILATVLMFVISFIYGFLLTVSMISMVIGIGCLTTPLLVVASLVLTPIKLWLLDKYLTGFEIHGLWTYVILTIILSIFTVKVKSKKE; the protein is encoded by the coding sequence TTGAGAAACATACTTAACTTACTGGTTACATTTCTTGTTTTTTGGTGTGGGAGTCAATACTTCAATCAGTATATATCCATTTCGGATACAAAAACATTGATACTTGCAACAGTGCTTATGTTTGTCATCAGTTTCATTTACGGTTTTTTATTAACCGTTTCAATGATTTCTATGGTAATTGGAATTGGTTGTTTAACTACTCCATTGTTAGTGGTAGCTTCACTTGTATTGACACCAATAAAGTTGTGGCTTCTTGATAAGTATTTAACGGGATTTGAAATTCATGGATTATGGACATATGTGATTCTCACCATTATATTAAGCATCTTTACTGTAAAAGTAAAAAGCAAAAAGGAATGA
- a CDS encoding AraC family transcriptional regulator: protein MDWLDRMNSAMEYIETNLADKILYDELAKRACCSTYHFQRMFPFITGVSLSEYIRRRRLTLAAFELQTTDAKVIDVAMKYGYDSPEAFARAFKNLHGIMPISARDKGVSLKAYPRMSFHISIKGDIEMNYRIESKGPFEMFGAYSLVNSDPQKVYAEVAQFRQQCDVNGSVEGMNGLLGRFSNTILHAALYDHTGTSFKYMVSYFLPKGLEIPEKFTKLSVPALTWAIFPEPQCDLIKLWGRIYSEWFPTSEYEQVEGPSFEMYYGTAEYVSGEIWIPVKKK from the coding sequence ATGGATTGGTTGGACAGGATGAATAGCGCCATGGAATATATCGAAACAAACCTAGCAGACAAAATCTTATATGATGAATTAGCGAAGAGAGCCTGTTGCTCTACTTACCATTTTCAACGAATGTTTCCGTTTATTACTGGAGTATCGTTATCTGAATACATTCGGCGTCGACGGTTGACATTGGCTGCATTTGAACTGCAAACAACAGATGCAAAGGTTATAGATGTAGCAATGAAATATGGATATGATTCGCCAGAAGCGTTTGCACGGGCGTTTAAGAATCTTCATGGGATCATGCCGATATCTGCGCGCGATAAAGGCGTTTCCCTAAAAGCCTATCCTCGAATGTCCTTTCATATTTCAATTAAAGGAGATATCGAAATGAATTACCGCATCGAATCAAAAGGGCCTTTTGAGATGTTTGGAGCTTATAGTCTGGTCAATTCCGATCCCCAAAAAGTATATGCTGAAGTTGCTCAATTCCGTCAACAATGTGATGTAAATGGCAGTGTTGAAGGGATGAATGGATTACTGGGACGCTTTAGTAACACCATCTTGCACGCTGCCTTATATGATCATACTGGAACATCTTTTAAATACATGGTGAGTTATTTTTTGCCAAAAGGGCTTGAAATTCCGGAGAAATTTACAAAACTTTCTGTCCCGGCACTAACGTGGGCGATTTTCCCGGAACCGCAATGTGATCTAATCAAGTTATGGGGACGGATTTATTCCGAATGGTTTCCGACATCGGAATACGAACAGGTTGAAGGCCCTAGTTTCGAAATGTATTATGGAACGGCAGAGTATGTTTCTGGGGAGATTTGGATTCCGGTGAAGAAAAAATAA
- a CDS encoding ABC transporter permease yields the protein MSVSSSRKITQILGAELDKLVTLPMIWLTLISTFILNLFLAAAFTSVDLQGAAGTQSILNIGLASMGYLQAGFIILGILATCSEYTGGQIRTTLTTIPWRGFQLSTKLLALVIITVPVAFIIAASGVLYTFMMTRDTAGMIEIDTMIKTLLGATGYLTLTTLLSAAIGALLRRTTPALVILLGYYFVVSPLTRDFLPRMINYFPDTAGYYMYMPPSSDEINVLTSIQGTGISILWTMIFITVAIEFYRKRDA from the coding sequence ATGAGTGTCTCATCTAGTAGAAAGATAACACAAATCCTTGGTGCTGAACTGGATAAACTAGTTACATTACCAATGATATGGCTCACTCTTATTAGCACATTCATTCTTAATCTATTTTTAGCCGCAGCTTTTACTTCTGTTGATCTACAAGGGGCAGCAGGAACGCAAAGTATACTGAATATAGGACTTGCTTCTATGGGATATCTTCAAGCAGGGTTCATTATTCTTGGTATCTTAGCTACTTGTTCGGAGTATACTGGTGGACAGATTCGAACTACTTTAACTACGATACCTTGGCGTGGTTTTCAATTATCCACGAAGCTTTTGGCATTAGTGATTATAACCGTTCCTGTGGCGTTTATTATTGCTGCATCAGGTGTACTATATACTTTTATGATGACGAGAGACACAGCAGGAATGATTGAAATAGACACCATGATAAAAACATTATTAGGTGCAACAGGTTATCTAACATTAACCACACTTCTCAGTGCAGCTATAGGTGCATTATTAAGACGTACTACTCCTGCTTTAGTGATACTGCTTGGTTATTATTTCGTTGTCAGTCCATTGACGAGAGATTTTCTACCTAGAATGATAAATTATTTTCCGGATACTGCAGGATATTATATGTATATGCCGCCTTCCTCTGATGAAATAAATGTCCTTACATCAATACAAGGGACAGGTATTTCAATACTATGGACAATGATCTTTATTACAGTAGCTATTGAATTTTACCGTAAACGAGATGCCTAA